From a single Populus nigra chromosome 18, ddPopNigr1.1, whole genome shotgun sequence genomic region:
- the LOC133678024 gene encoding protein SMALL AUXIN UP-REGULATED RNA 54 codes for MDAVKDTKWKKSLFMRAWYRSLTVGRKKPSKNSVISFTKSKSWHCTRKPSDQEDGISTNNKSKKKTQVAPDGCFSVYVGAEKQRFAVKVEFANHQLFKMLLEDAELEYGHNSEGPILLPCDVDFFYKVLAEMESEEVDDIMINPPSCSSLALCSPARCFNSRKDGHGAYRILSPSRILKLI; via the coding sequence ATGGATGCTGTGAAGGACACTAAATGGAAGAAAAGCCTGTTTATGAGGGCGTGGTATCGATCACTCACTGTTGGCCGCAAGAAACCGTCAAAGAATTCTGTCATCTCGTTCACAAAGAGCAAGTCATGGCACTGCACCAGAAAACCAAGTGATCAAGAAGATGGTATTAGTACTAATAACAAgtcaaaaaagaaaactcaagTGGCTCCAGATGGTTGCTTTTCAGTCTATGTAGGGGCTGAAAAACAAAGGTTTGCAGTCAAGGTAGAGTTTGCTAACCATCAACTGTTCAAAATGTTGCTAGAAGATGCTGAACTGGAATATGGACACAATAGTGAAGGTCCAATATTGCTTCCCTGTGATGTTGATTTTTTCTACAAAGTCTTGGCGGAGATGGAGAGCGAAGAAGTTGATGATATTATGATTAATCCTCCAAGTTGCAGCTCCTTAGCCCTTTGCAGTCCTGCTCGTTGCTTCAATTCTAGAAAGGATGGTCATGGTGCATATAGGATTCTCAGTCCATCAAGGATACTGAAGCTgatttag